In one window of Photorhabdus laumondii subsp. laumondii DNA:
- the oppC gene encoding oligopeptide ABC transporter permease OppC has translation MIVNKQNSEALENFSEQLEIEGRSLWQDARRRFIHNRAAIASLCLLSLITLFVILAPMLAQFTYDDTDWAMMSMRPDFESGHYFGTDSSGRDLLVRVAIGGRISLMVGVAAALVAVVVGTLYGSLSGYMGGKIDSVMMRMLEILNSFPFMFFVILLVTFFGQNIFLIFIAIGMVSWLDMARIVRGQTLSLKRKEFIEAALVCGVPTRHIVLRHIVPNVLGVVVVYASLLVPSMILFESFLSFLGLGTQEPLSSWGALLSDGANSMEVSPWLLMFPAGFLVVTLFCFNFIGDGLRDALDPKDR, from the coding sequence ATGATAGTTAATAAACAAAATAGCGAAGCTCTGGAAAATTTCTCTGAGCAATTAGAAATTGAAGGCCGTAGTTTGTGGCAGGATGCACGACGTCGTTTTATTCACAACCGGGCAGCGATTGCCAGTTTGTGTCTGCTATCTTTGATTACTTTGTTTGTGATCTTGGCACCGATGTTAGCTCAATTCACTTATGACGATACTGACTGGGCCATGATGTCGATGCGACCTGATTTTGAATCTGGTCACTATTTTGGTACCGATTCTTCCGGCCGTGATTTACTGGTGCGTGTTGCCATTGGGGGGCGCATTTCATTAATGGTTGGGGTGGCAGCCGCTTTGGTTGCGGTCGTCGTCGGGACCTTATATGGATCATTATCCGGCTATATGGGCGGAAAAATAGATTCAGTCATGATGCGTATGTTGGAAATTTTGAACTCATTTCCATTTATGTTCTTTGTGATCCTGCTGGTGACCTTCTTCGGACAGAATATTTTTCTGATATTTATCGCCATCGGTATGGTGTCATGGTTGGATATGGCGCGTATTGTCCGCGGTCAGACACTGAGCTTGAAACGTAAGGAGTTTATTGAGGCGGCGTTGGTGTGTGGTGTGCCAACCCGTCATATTGTGCTGCGCCATATTGTCCCTAATGTGTTGGGAGTGGTGGTGGTTTATGCCTCTTTATTGGTGCCAAGCATGATTCTGTTTGAATCATTTCTTAGTTTTCTGGGATTGGGAACTCAAGAGCCGTTAAGCAGTTGGGGCGCATTGTTAAGTGATGGTGCGAATTCGATGGAAGTTTCCCCGTGGTTGCTGATGTTTCCTGCCGGTTTTCTGGTGGTGACACTGTTTTGTTTTAACTTTATCGGCGATGGCTTGCGTGATGCCCTCGATCCGAAAGATCGTTAA
- the oppB gene encoding oligopeptide ABC transporter permease OppB, which produces MLKFILRRCLEAIPTLFILITISFFMMRLAPGSPFTGERKLPPEVLANIEAKYHLNDPIYKQYFDYLIQLTKGDFGPSFKYKDYSVNDLVATAFPVSAKLGVSAFIMAVVLGVSAGVIAALNQNTKWDYTVMGFAMTGVVIPGFVVAPLLVLGFAIHLKWLPGGGWNGGAPKYMILPMVALSLAYIASISRITRSSMIEVLHSNFIRTARAKGLPLRIIIFRHALKPALLPVISYMGPAFVGILTGSMVIETIFGLPGIGQLFVNGALNRDYSLVLSLTILVGSLTILFNAIVDVLYAVIDPKIRY; this is translated from the coding sequence ATGCTTAAATTTATTTTACGCCGTTGTTTAGAGGCGATCCCGACACTTTTTATCCTTATCACTATTTCGTTTTTCATGATGCGGTTAGCGCCGGGCAGCCCATTTACCGGTGAACGGAAATTGCCACCAGAAGTGCTGGCAAATATTGAAGCGAAATATCATCTGAATGATCCAATTTATAAACAATATTTTGATTACTTAATTCAACTCACTAAAGGAGATTTTGGGCCCTCTTTTAAATATAAGGACTACTCTGTTAACGATCTTGTGGCAACAGCGTTTCCAGTATCGGCTAAATTAGGCGTCTCGGCATTTATCATGGCGGTTGTCTTGGGGGTCAGCGCCGGGGTTATTGCGGCACTTAATCAAAATACCAAATGGGATTATACGGTTATGGGGTTCGCCATGACGGGGGTTGTTATCCCGGGGTTTGTCGTGGCACCGTTACTGGTGCTGGGGTTCGCTATTCATCTTAAATGGCTACCGGGAGGAGGCTGGAATGGCGGTGCGCCTAAATATATGATTTTGCCGATGGTGGCATTGTCTTTGGCTTATATCGCCAGTATCTCCCGTATTACCCGGAGTTCGATGATAGAAGTGCTGCACTCTAACTTTATTCGTACTGCGCGAGCTAAAGGGTTGCCATTGCGCATCATTATTTTCCGCCATGCTTTAAAGCCCGCATTATTACCGGTTATCTCTTATATGGGGCCTGCTTTTGTCGGCATTCTTACCGGCTCAATGGTGATTGAAACGATCTTCGGGTTACCGGGAATAGGGCAGTTGTTTGTTAATGGCGCATTGAACCGTGACTATTCGTTGGTGTTAAGTCTGACTATTTTAGTTGGTAGCTTAACGATTCTGTTCAATGCGATTGTTGATGTATTGTACGCTGTTATCGATCCGAAGATTCGTTATTAA
- the oppA gene encoding oligopeptide ABC transporter substrate-binding protein OppA → MINTTKKRLLTVSISAALSMIMASQVFAAKVPDGVQLADKQVLVRNNGSEPQSLDPHKIEGVPESHLARDLFEGVVIVGPNGEILPGSATNWENKDFTVWTFHMRKDAKWSNGDPVTAHDFVYSWQRLADPNTASPYESYLQYAHITNIDDIISGKKKPDALGVKALDDYTLQLTLSEAVPYLPRLLAHSSMSPVHKATVEKYGEKWTQSQNFVGNGAYKLKNWVVNERIVMERSPTYWDNKNTVIDQVTFLPISSEVTDVNRYRSGEIDMTYTNLPIELFQKLKKEIPNELHINPQLCTYYYEINNEKPPFNDPRVRTALKLAMDRDIVTNKVKAQGDIPASGYTPPVTDGMKEMKPVWFTGWSQEQRNQEAKKLLAEAGYNKDNPLKFNLLYNTSDLHKKIAIAVASIWKKNLGADVRLENQEWKTFLDTRHQGNYDVARAGWCADYNEPSSFLNSMLSYSSNNTAHYKSDEFDKLMKQSLKVATDDERAAVYQQAEAQLDKDSAIVPLYYYVNTRLVKPYVGGYTGKDPLDNLHTKDFYIIKH, encoded by the coding sequence ATGATAAACACAACGAAAAAGAGACTACTTACTGTCAGCATCAGCGCTGCACTGAGTATGATAATGGCAAGTCAGGTCTTTGCGGCAAAAGTGCCTGATGGCGTTCAATTAGCGGATAAACAGGTTTTAGTCCGTAATAACGGTTCTGAACCGCAATCGTTAGACCCGCATAAGATTGAAGGAGTACCAGAATCACATTTGGCCCGCGATCTGTTTGAAGGGGTCGTCATCGTTGGTCCGAATGGCGAAATTTTACCAGGTTCTGCGACCAATTGGGAAAATAAAGACTTCACCGTCTGGACATTCCATATGCGTAAAGATGCTAAGTGGTCTAATGGTGATCCTGTCACTGCGCATGATTTTGTTTACAGTTGGCAGCGTCTGGCTGATCCTAATACCGCTTCTCCCTATGAAAGTTACCTCCAGTATGCCCATATCACCAATATTGATGACATCATCAGTGGTAAAAAGAAACCAGATGCTCTGGGAGTAAAGGCGCTGGATGACTATACATTGCAGCTTACATTGAGCGAAGCGGTTCCTTATCTACCAAGGCTTTTGGCTCACTCTTCAATGTCACCGGTGCATAAAGCGACGGTAGAAAAATATGGCGAAAAATGGACTCAGTCGCAGAATTTTGTCGGTAATGGGGCTTATAAACTGAAAAATTGGGTAGTTAACGAACGTATTGTGATGGAGCGCAGCCCAACATATTGGGATAACAAAAATACCGTTATTGATCAGGTTACTTTCTTGCCAATTTCGTCAGAGGTCACGGATGTCAATCGTTATCGCAGTGGTGAAATTGATATGACTTATACCAATTTGCCGATTGAGCTATTCCAGAAGCTGAAAAAAGAGATCCCGAACGAGTTGCACATTAACCCACAATTATGTACTTATTATTACGAAATTAATAACGAAAAACCTCCATTTAATGATCCCCGCGTTCGTACTGCACTGAAATTGGCTATGGACCGCGACATTGTGACCAATAAAGTAAAAGCACAGGGTGATATCCCGGCTTCCGGTTATACACCGCCAGTGACTGATGGTATGAAAGAGATGAAACCGGTGTGGTTTACTGGTTGGAGTCAGGAACAGCGCAACCAGGAAGCCAAAAAATTACTGGCTGAAGCCGGTTATAATAAAGATAATCCATTGAAATTTAATTTGCTTTATAACACATCTGATCTACATAAAAAAATTGCAATCGCGGTAGCTTCTATTTGGAAGAAAAATTTAGGTGCTGATGTTCGTTTAGAAAACCAAGAGTGGAAAACTTTCCTTGATACACGACATCAGGGGAATTATGACGTGGCCCGTGCTGGCTGGTGTGCCGATTACAACGAACCTTCTTCATTCCTGAATTCAATGCTTTCTTACAGTAGTAATAACACGGCTCATTATAAGAGTGATGAGTTTGATAAACTGATGAAACAATCTCTGAAAGTGGCAACAGATGATGAACGTGCTGCTGTTTACCAGCAAGCAGAAGCGCAGTTAGATAAAGATTCGGCTATTGTCCCTCTCTATTACTATGTGAATACCCGGTTAGTGAAGCCCTATGTTGGTGGCTATACAGGGAAAGATCCTTTGGATAATTTACACACCAAAGATTTTTATATTATCAAACACTAA
- a CDS encoding ABC transporter substrate-binding protein yields the protein MKIKRLKLHKFISCIFLLSAFSVTAVSAAELPDGVKLADKQQIIINNGAEVASLDPHKVEGVPESNIILNLLEGLVRTGSEGEVVPGVATHWENQDYKVWTFYLRDNAKWSDGTPVTAHDFVYSWQRLADPKVGSPYASYLQYAYVENISDVLKGKKLPDQLGVKALDDHRLQVTLTHPVPYFVSMLSHTAMKPVKKDVVEKLGNKWTLPENYVGNGAYLLKEWVVNERIVIERNPRYWNNAKTVIDQATLLPLQSETSDINRYRSGEVNITNSAIPPTLYQKMKKELPEQVRVSPYLCTFYYEINNKKPPFTDVRVREAVKLSLDRDIIAGKIMGQGQIPAYGFTPTFIGGGDFVKPEWANWTQEQRNKRAKELLAQAGFNQANPLKFTLLYNTSEQNKQQAIAAASMWKKNLGADVILQNQEWKTSLESRHQGNYEVTRATWCADYNEPTAFLNMLLSDSSNNTTFYQNKNFDSYLEQALIAKDAIERKKLYQQAEFQLDKDSVLIPVYYRVSVRLVSPSVGGFSGKDPLDYMDIKRLYRIKN from the coding sequence ATGAAGATCAAACGATTAAAATTACATAAGTTTATTTCCTGTATATTTTTATTATCGGCGTTTTCTGTTACAGCCGTGTCTGCCGCTGAACTTCCAGATGGTGTGAAACTTGCGGATAAACAGCAGATTATTATTAATAATGGCGCAGAAGTTGCCTCGCTTGATCCACATAAAGTCGAAGGTGTACCAGAAAGCAACATTATTCTTAATCTCCTGGAAGGGTTAGTGAGGACGGGTTCTGAGGGAGAAGTTGTGCCAGGCGTTGCGACCCATTGGGAAAATCAGGATTACAAGGTATGGACTTTTTATTTGCGTGATAATGCTAAATGGAGTGATGGAACGCCTGTCACTGCCCACGATTTTGTCTATAGCTGGCAACGGTTAGCTGACCCAAAAGTGGGTTCACCTTATGCCAGCTATCTTCAATATGCTTACGTTGAAAATATTAGTGATGTTCTGAAGGGTAAAAAATTGCCTGATCAGTTGGGGGTAAAAGCGCTGGATGATCATCGTTTGCAGGTGACTCTGACGCACCCCGTGCCTTATTTCGTCAGTATGCTCAGCCATACGGCAATGAAACCCGTCAAAAAGGATGTGGTCGAAAAGTTAGGTAATAAATGGACGCTACCAGAAAACTATGTGGGTAATGGGGCGTATCTGTTAAAAGAGTGGGTGGTCAATGAGCGGATAGTGATCGAACGCAACCCGCGATATTGGAACAATGCAAAAACAGTTATTGATCAAGCGACTCTTTTACCCCTTCAATCCGAAACCAGTGATATTAACCGCTATCGTAGTGGAGAGGTAAATATCACCAATAGCGCCATTCCGCCGACTCTGTATCAGAAAATGAAAAAGGAGCTCCCTGAACAGGTTCGTGTCAGTCCATATCTTTGTACGTTTTATTACGAAATTAACAACAAAAAACCGCCATTTACTGATGTTAGAGTCCGCGAAGCTGTCAAATTAAGTCTCGACCGGGATATTATCGCTGGAAAAATTATGGGGCAGGGGCAAATCCCGGCTTATGGTTTCACGCCAACATTTATCGGTGGTGGCGATTTTGTTAAGCCAGAATGGGCTAATTGGACACAGGAGCAGCGCAATAAACGCGCCAAAGAATTGTTAGCCCAAGCCGGTTTCAATCAGGCGAATCCATTGAAGTTCACCTTGTTGTACAACACCTCTGAGCAAAATAAACAACAAGCTATTGCTGCCGCTTCCATGTGGAAAAAGAATCTGGGAGCGGATGTGATTTTGCAGAATCAGGAATGGAAAACCTCTCTTGAAAGCCGCCATCAAGGGAATTATGAGGTGACCAGAGCAACCTGGTGTGCCGATTACAATGAACCTACAGCATTTTTAAACATGTTGTTGTCAGACAGCAGCAATAACACCACTTTCTATCAGAATAAAAATTTTGATAGCTATCTGGAACAGGCGTTAATCGCTAAGGATGCTATTGAGCGTAAGAAATTATATCAACAAGCCGAGTTTCAACTGGATAAAGACTCGGTGCTGATTCCCGTTTATTACCGGGTGAGTGTACGGCTTGTTAGCCCATCAGTGGGAGGGTTTTCAGGGAAAGACCCATTGGATTATATGGATATTAAGCGACTGTATAGGATAAAAAATTAG
- a CDS encoding YchE family NAAT transporter → MGDLLLDLPGYIKFFVGLFALVNPVGILPVFISMTHYQAQSARNRTNFIANISVAIILWTALLLGDLILRMFGISIDSFRIAGGILVVTIAMSMINGKLGEDKQNKQEKSETAVRESVGVVPLALPLMAGPGAISSCIVWSSRYQGWQNFIGLMLTSALFAFCCWLLFRSAPLVVKYLGQTGINVITRIMGLLLMSLGIELIVTGIRALFPGLL, encoded by the coding sequence GTGGGTGACTTACTGCTGGATCTGCCAGGTTACATTAAGTTTTTTGTTGGGCTATTTGCACTGGTCAATCCTGTTGGTATTTTGCCGGTTTTTATCAGTATGACTCACTACCAAGCCCAATCGGCGCGTAATAGAACTAACTTTATTGCCAATATTTCTGTTGCCATCATTTTATGGACAGCTTTGCTGTTAGGTGACTTGATACTGCGTATGTTTGGCATTTCCATTGACTCTTTTCGCATTGCCGGTGGGATTTTGGTTGTGACCATCGCGATGTCGATGATTAACGGTAAACTTGGAGAGGACAAACAGAATAAGCAGGAAAAATCAGAAACAGCCGTTAGAGAAAGTGTGGGTGTGGTGCCGTTGGCATTGCCGTTAATGGCAGGTCCCGGTGCAATCAGTTCTTGTATTGTCTGGAGTTCTCGTTATCAGGGATGGCAGAATTTTATTGGGTTGATGCTTACCAGCGCGTTGTTTGCTTTTTGCTGTTGGTTATTGTTTCGATCTGCACCTTTAGTCGTCAAATATCTTGGGCAAACAGGCATTAACGTTATCACCCGAATTATGGGACTGCTATTGATGTCTTTGGGGATTGAACTGATTGTGACAGGGATCAGAGCGCTATTCCCAGGGTTGCTTTGA
- the adhE gene encoding bifunctional acetaldehyde-CoA/alcohol dehydrogenase: MTVTHVTELNELVARVKKAQREFANFSQEQVDKIFRAAALAAADARIPLAKLAVAESGMGIVEDKVIKNHFASEYIYNAYKDEKTCGILSEDKTFGTITIAEPIGLICGIVPTTNPTSTAIFKALISLKTRNGIILSPHPRAKKATTKAAELVLSAAVAAGAPKDIIGWIDEPSVELSNALMHHQDINLILATGGPGMVKAAYSSGKPAIGVGAGNTPVVIDESADIKRAVASILMSKTFDNGVICASEQSVIVVDEIYDQVRKRFFTHGGYLLQGKELKAVQDIILKNGSLNAEIVGQSATKIAEMAGINVPEKTKILIGEVSLTDEAEPFAHEKLSPLLAMYRGNSFEDAVEKAEKLVEMGGIGHTSCLYTDQDNQAARIKYFGDKMKTARILVNTPASQGGIGDLYNFKLAPSLTLGCGSWGGNSISENVGPKHLINTKTVAKRAENMLWHKLPKSIYFRRGSLPVALEEVATDGAKRAFIVTDRFLFNHGYADQVTDVLKSHGIETEVFFEVEADPTLSTVRKGAEQMHSFKPDIIIALGGGSPMDAAKIMWVMYEHPETHFEELALRFMDIRKRIYRFPKMGVKAKMVAITTTSGTGSEVTPFAVVTDDATGQKYPLADYELTPNIAIVDANLVMDMPKSLCAFGGLDAITHALEAYVSVLANEYSDGQALQALKLLKEFLPTSYHEGATNPVARERVHNAATIAGIAFANAFLGVCHSMAHKLGSEFHIPHGLANALLICNVIRYNANDNPTKQTAFSQYDRPQARRRYAEIADHLGLSATGDHTVTKIEKLLAWLKELKSELGIPTSIREAGVQEADFLAKIDKLSEDAFDDQCTGANPRYPLISELKQLLLDSYYGREFTETVATEKSQ, encoded by the coding sequence ATGACTGTAACTCATGTTACTGAACTGAACGAACTCGTTGCTCGGGTAAAAAAAGCACAACGTGAATTTGCTAACTTTTCTCAGGAGCAAGTTGACAAAATCTTCCGCGCAGCAGCCCTTGCAGCGGCAGATGCACGTATCCCTTTAGCAAAATTAGCCGTAGCAGAATCCGGTATGGGCATTGTCGAAGACAAAGTAATCAAAAACCACTTTGCTTCCGAATATATCTATAACGCTTATAAAGATGAGAAAACCTGCGGCATTTTGTCTGAGGATAAAACATTCGGCACCATCACTATCGCCGAACCTATTGGCTTAATCTGCGGTATCGTGCCAACCACTAACCCAACATCTACCGCTATTTTTAAGGCCCTCATCAGCCTAAAAACCCGTAACGGCATTATTCTCTCACCCCACCCACGCGCCAAAAAAGCAACAACCAAAGCAGCAGAATTGGTTCTATCCGCTGCGGTTGCCGCGGGTGCGCCAAAAGATATTATTGGCTGGATTGATGAACCCTCCGTTGAACTTTCCAATGCATTGATGCACCACCAAGACATCAATCTCATCCTGGCAACCGGAGGCCCAGGTATGGTAAAAGCGGCATACAGCTCTGGTAAGCCCGCAATCGGCGTCGGTGCCGGTAACACCCCGGTTGTCATTGATGAATCAGCTGATATTAAACGCGCTGTTGCATCTATTCTGATGTCTAAAACCTTTGACAACGGCGTCATCTGCGCTTCAGAACAATCCGTTATCGTGGTGGATGAAATTTATGATCAGGTGCGTAAACGTTTCTTTACTCATGGCGGTTATCTGTTACAAGGCAAGGAACTGAAAGCTGTTCAAGATATCATTCTGAAAAACGGTAGTCTAAATGCGGAAATCGTTGGTCAATCTGCAACAAAAATTGCCGAAATGGCAGGCATTAATGTTCCTGAAAAGACCAAGATCTTGATTGGAGAAGTGAGCTTAACTGATGAAGCAGAACCCTTTGCTCACGAAAAATTGTCTCCACTGCTCGCTATGTATCGTGGTAATAGCTTTGAAGATGCCGTAGAAAAGGCAGAAAAATTGGTTGAAATGGGCGGAATTGGTCACACTTCTTGCTTGTATACCGATCAGGACAATCAAGCCGCACGAATCAAGTATTTTGGCGATAAAATGAAAACAGCTCGTATTCTCGTGAATACTCCTGCTTCTCAGGGCGGTATCGGTGATCTCTATAACTTCAAGCTTGCCCCCTCTCTGACACTAGGCTGCGGCTCTTGGGGAGGAAATTCCATCTCTGAAAATGTAGGGCCCAAACATCTCATCAATACCAAAACCGTGGCGAAAAGAGCAGAAAATATGCTGTGGCATAAACTTCCGAAATCCATTTACTTCCGTCGCGGCTCCCTGCCTGTGGCATTAGAAGAAGTTGCAACCGACGGTGCAAAACGCGCTTTTATCGTAACAGACCGTTTCTTATTTAATCATGGTTATGCTGATCAAGTCACTGATGTGCTGAAATCCCACGGGATAGAAACAGAAGTTTTCTTTGAAGTTGAAGCAGACCCTACCCTAAGCACTGTTCGTAAGGGTGCGGAACAAATGCACTCATTCAAACCGGACATCATTATTGCTCTGGGGGGAGGGTCCCCAATGGATGCGGCCAAAATTATGTGGGTGATGTATGAACACCCTGAAACGCATTTCGAAGAGCTAGCTCTACGGTTTATGGATATCCGTAAACGCATCTATAGATTCCCCAAAATGGGGGTTAAAGCGAAAATGGTCGCCATTACCACAACTTCCGGCACAGGTTCTGAAGTGACACCATTTGCGGTTGTCACTGATGATGCAACCGGCCAGAAATATCCACTGGCTGATTATGAATTGACGCCTAATATAGCTATTGTTGATGCCAATCTAGTCATGGATATGCCGAAATCACTCTGTGCTTTTGGTGGGCTGGATGCAATCACTCACGCTTTAGAAGCTTATGTATCAGTCTTAGCAAACGAATACTCTGACGGACAAGCACTGCAAGCGCTAAAACTACTGAAAGAGTTCCTCCCAACCAGCTATCATGAAGGGGCCACGAACCCAGTTGCCCGTGAACGGGTTCATAATGCAGCAACTATTGCAGGGATTGCATTTGCTAATGCCTTCTTGGGGGTATGCCACTCTATGGCGCATAAACTGGGTTCTGAGTTCCATATCCCGCATGGCTTGGCTAACGCATTGCTGATTTGTAACGTTATCCGCTATAACGCTAACGATAACCCAACCAAACAGACTGCATTCAGTCAATATGATCGCCCACAGGCCCGCCGTCGTTACGCTGAAATTGCCGATCATCTTGGTTTATCGGCTACGGGTGACCATACTGTCACAAAAATTGAAAAACTGTTAGCCTGGCTGAAAGAGCTCAAGTCTGAGCTAGGTATCCCGACATCTATCCGTGAAGCGGGCGTTCAAGAAGCTGACTTTCTGGCAAAAATTGATAAGTTATCTGAAGATGCCTTCGACGACCAATGTACCGGTGCTAACCCACGCTACCCGCTGATTTCTGAGCTAAAACAATTGCTGTTGGATTCATACTATGGACGAGAATTCACAGAAACCGTTGCAACAGAAAAAAGCCAATAA
- a CDS encoding thymidine kinase, whose translation MAQLYFYYSAMNAGKSTSLLQSSYNYNERGMRTLVFTAEIDTRFENGKVNSRIGLSSDALLFSQQTDIGELIRNENKQAKVHCVLIDECHFLTKAQIEQICKVTDYDDIPVLCYGLRTDFRGELFSGSQYLLAWADKLVELKTICYCGRKANRVLRFDSEGAAIYDGEQVDIGGNEKYVSVCRKHYMEAINEARKNRKDSV comes from the coding sequence ATGGCTCAACTTTATTTTTATTACTCCGCAATGAATGCTGGAAAATCGACATCCTTGTTGCAATCCTCTTATAACTATAATGAAAGAGGGATGAGAACGCTGGTGTTTACCGCAGAAATTGACACCCGGTTTGAAAATGGAAAAGTCAATTCTCGGATTGGATTATCTTCTGATGCACTTCTGTTTAGTCAACAGACAGATATTGGTGAGTTGATCAGAAATGAAAATAAGCAGGCAAAAGTGCATTGTGTGCTTATTGATGAGTGCCATTTTCTCACGAAAGCACAGATTGAACAGATATGTAAGGTGACTGATTATGATGATATTCCGGTTCTTTGTTATGGGCTGAGAACTGATTTCAGAGGCGAGCTTTTCAGTGGTAGCCAGTATCTTCTAGCATGGGCTGATAAGTTAGTTGAATTGAAAACTATTTGCTATTGTGGACGCAAAGCGAACCGTGTATTACGTTTTGATAGCGAAGGTGCGGCCATTTATGATGGCGAGCAAGTTGATATCGGTGGTAATGAAAAATATGTGTCTGTTTGCCGTAAGCACTATATGGAGGCTATTAATGAGGCGAGGAAAAACAGAAAAGACAGCGTGTAA
- the hns gene encoding histone-like nucleoid-structuring protein H-NS yields the protein MSDLKTLNNIRTLRAQARECQLEFLDEILEKLTVVVEERREEESQVQAELEERTRKLEEVRKMILDQGIDPSELLQTMSAGKSAGKAKRPARPAKYQYVDTNGETKTWTGQGRTPAVIKKAIEDEGRTLESFLL from the coding sequence ATGAGCGATTTAAAAACCCTAAATAACATCCGTACTTTACGAGCCCAAGCAAGAGAATGCCAACTTGAGTTCTTAGATGAAATACTTGAGAAACTGACCGTCGTTGTTGAAGAACGTCGTGAAGAAGAAAGTCAGGTACAAGCTGAATTAGAGGAACGTACACGTAAATTGGAAGAAGTTCGTAAAATGATTCTTGACCAAGGAATTGATCCAAGCGAATTGCTTCAGACAATGAGCGCCGGCAAATCTGCTGGTAAAGCAAAACGTCCTGCACGTCCAGCTAAATACCAATATGTTGATACAAACGGTGAAACTAAAACTTGGACTGGCCAAGGACGTACACCTGCTGTTATCAAAAAAGCAATTGAAGACGAAGGAAGAACGCTGGAAAGTTTCTTACTCTAA